In the genome of Colletes latitarsis isolate SP2378_abdomen chromosome 9, iyColLati1, whole genome shotgun sequence, one region contains:
- the Sesn gene encoding sestrin isoform X3 has translation MGQIGNDTHILLMDAFLQNNRLDHVSRVMASHPSYLEHFLRTQHFILRGDGPLPYDYRHLIAIMAAGRHQCSYLINLQKGEFILQGGDPSWLRGLKSIPGKLQDLYEINKILAHRPWLLNKTHIEKLTKGADSWSLAEVVHAIVLLAHFHSLSSFVFSCGVNEELDNVAGHHYKLNVQENSNNVPTAKDKISNSPKKILNGDGKTESMSSPPSSPSIVGEQEVGVEALMERMKRLSEKSESYQITQEELSKRFETVETQSAELAAAPQRSSSVLDSDIGHFIEDPTFIYQDFAKRGQLNDIPTFRVQDYSWDDHGYSLVNRLYNDVGNLLDDKFKTAYNLTYYTMGTHNEVDTSRFRRAIWNYIQCMFGIRHDDYDYNEVNQLIERSLKTFIKSAVCYPERVTKRDYDRVMREFKHSEKVHVNLMILEARMQAELLYALRAVMRYMT, from the exons ACTCATATCCTGTTGATGGATGCGTTCCTCCAGAACAACAGGCTGGATCATGTCTCGAGGGTGATGGCCTCGCATCCTTCGTATTTGGAACACTTCCTCCGTACCCAACATTTCATCCTCAGGGGCGACGGACCGCTCCCGTACGACTACAGGCATCTCATCGCCATTATG GCCGCAGGTAGACACCAGTGCAGCTATTTAATAAACCTGCAAAAAGGAGAGTTCATTCTTCAGGGCGGTGACCCATCGTGGCTTCGGGGTCTGAAGTCAATTCCTGGAAAATTACAAGATCTCTATGAGATTAACAAGATATTAGCCCATAGGCCGTGGTTGCTGAACAAAACGCACATAGAG AAACTGACCAAGGGCGCGGACAGTTGGTCCTTAGCCGAGGTCGTTCACGCGATAGTCCTTTTGGCTCACTTCCACTCCCTCTCGTCTTTCGTCTTCTCATGCGGGGTGAACGAGGAGCTGGACAACGTTGCCGGCCACCATTATAAACTGAACGTCCAGGAGAATAGCAATAACGTACCAACTGCCAAAGACAAGATTTCCAATAGTCCCAAGAAGATTCTCAATGGCGATGGCAAGACTG AAAGCATGTCGTCGCCGCCGTCCTCGCCCAGCATAGTCGGCGAGCAGGAGGTCGGCGTCGAGGCTCTGATGGAGCGCATGAAGCGTCTGTCGGAGAAGTCCGAGTCCTATCAGATCACCCAGGAGGAGCTGTCGAAAAGATTCGAGACCGTGGAAACGCAGTCCGCGGAGCTCGCGGCGGCGCCTCAGAGGAGTAGTTCGGTCCTCGACTCGGACATAGGTCATTTCATCGAGGACCCCACCTTCATCTATCAGGACTTCGCCAAG CGCGGTCAGCTGAACGACATACCGACTTTCCGCGTCCAGGACTACTCGTGGGACGATCACGGTTACTCGCTGGTGAACCGTCTCTACAACGACGTTGGTAATCTCCTGGACGACAAGTTCAAAACAGCCTACAATCTGACGTACTACACGATGGGCACGCACAACGAGGTGGACACGTCGCGGTTCAGACGAGCCATCTGGAACTACATTCAGTGCATGTTCGGGATCAGGCACGACGATTACGATTACAACGAGGTCAATCAGCTCATCGAGCGAAGCTTGAAGACTTTCATAAAGAGCGCCGTGTGTTATCCGGAGCGCGTCACTAAGAGGGATTACGATCGCGTCATGAGGGAGTTCAAGCACAGCGAGAAG GTCCACGTGAACCTGATGATCCTGGAAGCACGAATGCAAGCGGAGCTTCTTTACGCGCTCCGCGCGGTGATGCGATACATGACCTAA
- the Sesn gene encoding sestrin isoform X2, translating to MDAFLQNNRLDHVSRVMASHPSYLEHFLRTQHFILRGDGPLPYDYRHLIAIMAAGRHQCSYLINLQKGEFILQGGDPSWLRGLKSIPGKLQDLYEINKILAHRPWLLNKTHIEKLTKGADSWSLAEVVHAIVLLAHFHSLSSFVFSCGVNEELDNVAGHHYKLNVQENSNNVPTAKDKISNSPKKILNGDGKTESMSSPPSSPSIVGEQEVGVEALMERMKRLSEKSESYQITQEELSKRFETVETQSAELAAAPQRSSSVLDSDIGHFIEDPTFIYQDFAKRGQLNDIPTFRVQDYSWDDHGYSLVNRLYNDVGNLLDDKFKTAYNLTYYTMGTHNEVDTSRFRRAIWNYIQCMFGIRHDDYDYNEVNQLIERSLKTFIKSAVCYPERVTKRDYDRVMREFKHSEKVHVNLMILEARMQAELLYALRAVMRYMT from the exons ATGGATGCGTTCCTCCAGAACAACAGGCTGGATCATGTCTCGAGGGTGATGGCCTCGCATCCTTCGTATTTGGAACACTTCCTCCGTACCCAACATTTCATCCTCAGGGGCGACGGACCGCTCCCGTACGACTACAGGCATCTCATCGCCATTATG GCCGCAGGTAGACACCAGTGCAGCTATTTAATAAACCTGCAAAAAGGAGAGTTCATTCTTCAGGGCGGTGACCCATCGTGGCTTCGGGGTCTGAAGTCAATTCCTGGAAAATTACAAGATCTCTATGAGATTAACAAGATATTAGCCCATAGGCCGTGGTTGCTGAACAAAACGCACATAGAG AAACTGACCAAGGGCGCGGACAGTTGGTCCTTAGCCGAGGTCGTTCACGCGATAGTCCTTTTGGCTCACTTCCACTCCCTCTCGTCTTTCGTCTTCTCATGCGGGGTGAACGAGGAGCTGGACAACGTTGCCGGCCACCATTATAAACTGAACGTCCAGGAGAATAGCAATAACGTACCAACTGCCAAAGACAAGATTTCCAATAGTCCCAAGAAGATTCTCAATGGCGATGGCAAGACTG AAAGCATGTCGTCGCCGCCGTCCTCGCCCAGCATAGTCGGCGAGCAGGAGGTCGGCGTCGAGGCTCTGATGGAGCGCATGAAGCGTCTGTCGGAGAAGTCCGAGTCCTATCAGATCACCCAGGAGGAGCTGTCGAAAAGATTCGAGACCGTGGAAACGCAGTCCGCGGAGCTCGCGGCGGCGCCTCAGAGGAGTAGTTCGGTCCTCGACTCGGACATAGGTCATTTCATCGAGGACCCCACCTTCATCTATCAGGACTTCGCCAAG CGCGGTCAGCTGAACGACATACCGACTTTCCGCGTCCAGGACTACTCGTGGGACGATCACGGTTACTCGCTGGTGAACCGTCTCTACAACGACGTTGGTAATCTCCTGGACGACAAGTTCAAAACAGCCTACAATCTGACGTACTACACGATGGGCACGCACAACGAGGTGGACACGTCGCGGTTCAGACGAGCCATCTGGAACTACATTCAGTGCATGTTCGGGATCAGGCACGACGATTACGATTACAACGAGGTCAATCAGCTCATCGAGCGAAGCTTGAAGACTTTCATAAAGAGCGCCGTGTGTTATCCGGAGCGCGTCACTAAGAGGGATTACGATCGCGTCATGAGGGAGTTCAAGCACAGCGAGAAG GTCCACGTGAACCTGATGATCCTGGAAGCACGAATGCAAGCGGAGCTTCTTTACGCGCTCCGCGCGGTGATGCGATACATGACCTAA